Proteins encoded in a region of the Polyodon spathula isolate WHYD16114869_AA chromosome 9, ASM1765450v1, whole genome shotgun sequence genome:
- the LOC121321179 gene encoding olfactory receptor 1-like: MSPNSTTMSVNVTFGRPLFYINGFSNMLYANYYFMFLSVVYVLTILANAFLMLVICVEQSLHNPKYVAVFHLAVVDTCCSTAVIPNLIHTFIFSSQFIVFEACLANMFFVHFFNGLQSLSLVLLAYDRVIAICFPLHYHTINTNTRMIIIIVVFWVFFSVMLLVVVLLVARLSFCKSTVIDSFFCDHGPVCKLACNDISANSIFAKLLIALFLILPMVLIILSYACIVFQLFKITSREGKRKALKTCTSHLILVIIFFLPILVTYATAMVSAIHPNARILNNSLSATIPPLLNPIIYTLKTEEIMEAIKKLYKKTRFS, translated from the coding sequence ATGTCTCCCAATTCAACAACAATGTCTGTGAATGTTACCTTTGGTAGACCACTGTTTTATATTAATGGTTTTTCTAATATGTTGTATGCAAACTATTATTTTATGTTCTTGTCTGTTGTTTATGTTTTAACAATATTAGCCAATGCATTTCTAATGCTAGTAATATGTGTAGAACAAAGTTTACATAACCCCAAATatgttgctgtttttcatttagcTGTAGTTGATACCTGTTGTAGTACAGCGGTAATCCCAAATCTAATTCACACATTCATTTTCAGCTCCCAGTTTATTGTGTTCGAGGCCTGCCTAGCTAAtatgttttttgtgcatttttttaatggattgcAGTCCCTTTCTCTTGTGCTGTTGGCATATGACAGAGTAATTGCCATATGTTTCCCATTGCATTATCACACAATCAATACTAACACTAGAATGATTATAATTATAGTTGTATTTTGGGTATTCTTCTCAGTTATGTTGCTTGTCGTGGTCCTTTTAGTTGCACGGCTGTCCTTCTGTAAATCTACAGTgattgacagttttttttgtgATCATGGACCTGTTTGCAAACTGGCCTGTAATGACATATCAGCCAATTCCATTTTTGCTAAACTCttaattgcattatttttaattttaccaATGGTCCTCATTATATTGTCATATGCATGCATTGtatttcaactttttaaaattacatctAGAGAGGGTAAAAGAAAAGCTCTTAAAACATGTACCTCCCATTTAATATtggtaataatattttttttgccaaTATTAGTGACATATGCAACAGCAATGGTCTCTGCTATTCATCCCAATGCTAGAATCTTAAATAACTCATTGTCTGCTACCATTCCACCTCTCTTGAACCCCATCATTTACACTCTGAAAACTGAAGAAATAATGGAAGCGattaaaaagttatataaaaaaactaGATTTTCTTGA